A stretch of DNA from Limnohabitans sp. MORI2:
CTCGCCTCTGATCTGAACAAAGTCAGTACCTTGATTGGGTAGCTCTGACACCTCCATGACCATGCGCATCTTGATGGGGAACAACAAAATGCGCTCTTGCAACACGCGTTCGACCCTCGCCCTATTGGCCTCCAAGCGCGTGGTGACAGATGACACCACGCCTGGTATTTGGGTTGCTGCATCGTAATCCGTGAGATACCGGTAGGACTGACACAAGCTCAACGGAAGGAAGAAACTAGCTTGCGTGTGAAACACATCGCCTTGTTGCGTCACATCGACTTTGATTTGGTAATCCTCCGCAGCAGAGGTAGCCAGACACACACTTGCAAGCACCCATGCACACCATGACAGTTTCATTTGCATCTCCCTGTTTGAAGCATGTTACAACCTACACATGAAATACCTACACACCATGGTCCGAGTGACCAACCTTGACGCCTCGTTGCGTTTTTACAGAGACGCCCTAGGCCTCAGCGTACTTCGCATCAACGAATACCCACAAGGGCGTTTCACCTTGGTTTACTTGGCAGCGCCCGACGATGAAGAGGCGCAATTAGAGCTGACTTACAACTGGGATCCTGAGGTCTACAGCGGCGGACGCAATTTCGGTCATTTGGCTTACGCGGTCGACAACATTTATACGATGTGTGAAAAGTTGCAGAGCCATGGCGTGACCATTCTTCGACCACCACGCGATGGCCGCATGGCCTTTGTCCGTTCGCCAGACAATATCTCCATTGAGTTGCTACAAAAAGGTGACGCCTTGGCCCCTCAATCGCCCTGGATCGACATGCCCAATGTGGGCACTTGGTGAGGTCCAAGCGCCCATGAAAAAAGGGCTCCCGATTGGGAACCCTTTTTAATTTTTGGGGTGGCTGATGGGGCTCGAACCCACGACAACAGGAATCACAATCCTGGACTCTACCAACTGAGCTACAGCCACCGTAGAAGCCAAAATTATAACCTAGCTATTTTGATTTCCGCCTTGAATTTTTCTTTTAATAGCTTGTAGTAAGCCAAACCTTCCGCAGAGGCCCACCACTGCGCGTATTGGTCACGTTCACGCGCGATGCCTTCAGCGTTAGAGGTGTCACGCGGCAACACTTTTTCAACTTTCACCACGGCATAGCCATTGGTACCCAAGTCCACGCCCACCCAAGCTGGCAAGGCTTGCGTGCTGGCACGCAAAGCTGCTTCTACCAATGTGGATGGTTGGGCTTGCTTTGACTCGCGTGACACCACAATGGATGCGGGCAACTTAGCAGCATCGGGGCTGGCTTTCCATTCGGCTAACTTCGCGACGCCTTCGGCGCGTGCACGCTCAGTGGCTTGCTTGGCCACCACTTGCTCACGCACACGGGTTTTGACTTCATCCAAAGGCAAAGTACGTGCAGGGCTGTAGTTGGTGATGCGTGCAGCAGCCAACACATTGGGAGCCAACTCCACCGCCTCGGTGTTGCGCTTTTTCTCAATCGAGTCTTGTGAGAAAACGGCAGCCAAGAGTTTGGGGTTGTTCGCTGCAGTGTTTCCAACAACAGGCTCGCGGGCCAAGTTGCTAGCAGTTTGCACTTCTAACTTCAAGCGTTCTGCCGCTGGCTTCAAGCTGTCTGACTGCTCGTACACGATGTTGGTGAACTGCTCTGCCGCTTCAGCAAATTTGCGCTGCGCCAGTTGAGCGCGCACTTCTTGTTCGAGCTTGGCGCGTTGCGACTCAAAGCTTTTTTGCTCGGGCTGCTTGATATCCGTCAATCGAATGATGTGAAAGCCAAATTCAGTTTCCACCACACCACTGATCTCGCCCTTTTTCAAAGCAAATGCAGCATCTTCAAAAGGCTTGACCATGGCGCCACGACCAAAGAAATCAAGATCACCACCTTTGGTGGCGGAGCCTGTGTCTTGCGAGTTTTTACGCGCCAATTCAGCAAATTGATTGGGCGACTTTTGGACTTCGGTCAACAAAGCTTGCGCTTTGGCACGCGCCGCATCACGCTCTGCAGCAGGTGCGCCTTTATCGGCATTGATCAAAATGTGGCTGGCACGACGTTCTTCCAACCCTGCCAATCGGGCTGAATTTTGTTCGTAGTACGACTTGAGCTCCGCCTCAGGCACCACGATGTCTTTTTGCACGGCGGCCAAGTTCAACACCACGTATTCAATGTCGGCACGCTCAGTCGACTGAAACTTATCGGCGTTGGCTTTGTAATACGCCTCCAGCTCTGCGTCTGTTAGGTTGATTTGGCTCACAAAGTCAGCAGGCGCGAAACGAGCCACTTGCACTTGGCGTTGCTCATAAAACGCATTCAAAGTCACATCAGCCAAAGCCGCTGAACTGAAGCTCGTCACCCCCACGCCCGACATGACTTGACGAGACGCCAAATCACCGCGTACTTGCGCTTCAAACGATTCGGGTGACATGCCCTGCGTGGCCAACAGTTGGCGATAGCGTTCCATGTCCAGGGTGCCATCGGCACGACGCAAGGCCGCAATGGTTGGGTTTTGTTGCAACTCGGCGGCTAGGCGTGCATCGCTTGCCCCCAAGTGGAGTTTGTTGGCAGCCACTTGCAACAAGCGGTCGCGCACCATGCGCTCGAGCGTGCTGTATTTGGCTTCTGGCGTGTCAAACAATTTCACGTCCACATTGGGCATATTGCTGCGCATGCGCTCGACTTGACTGCGATGTGCAGCATCCCACTCGGCTTGCGTGATGCTATGGCCATCCACCGTAGCCACAGTGGCACCGCCCTCACGGAAACGGTTGTAGCCCTCTAAGCCAAACAAAACGAAAGACGGGAAGATCAACAGGAACAGCAAAAACTGCATGACCCGTGTGTGCTTGCGAACAAAATCAAACATGTGATGGACTCATCGTGAAATCGGAGAAGCCAAGAAAAAAGGCGAACCATTGAGTTCGCCTTTTTAATGGGTGGTGGGTGCTGACGGGGTCGAACCGCCGACCTACTGCGTGTAAGGCAGCCGCTCTGCCAACTGAGCTAAGCACCCAACCGAAACCGCAAATTAGTTCAAGGCGTCTTTCAAACCCTTGCCTGGACGGAACTTAGGCACCTTGGCTGCCTTGATCTTGATCGCTGCGCCAGTGCGTGGGTTACGGCCAGTGCGAGCGGCACGCTTGCCGACTGCAAAAGTACCGAAACCAACCAAAGAAACTGTGCCGCCTTTTTTCAAGGTGGTCTTCACAGCACCGATGGTGGACTCGAGTGCACGAGTAGCCGCTGCTTTAGAAATATCAGCGTGCTTGGCGATGTATTCAATCAGTTCAGTCTTATTCACAAAAATCCCCTCTCAATGAGATGTGATGTTGGTCAATGGGTGTACTAGTTTACTAGCACGACGTGATTTCACGCTACCGTGGATGTTGACATCTCGATGCAATGTGCCTCTTCAAAGAGAAACTGTACACAACACGGCATGGAATCGAATTCTAGTCGTTTTTGGGACTGAAAATCACAAAGCTTCAGCAATCGCACGCCCGAGATCAGAAGTATTCGCGTTACCCCCAATGTCTGGTGTCTTAGGTGCACCACTCTTAGGTTCTAGTACTTTCTCGATCGCAGCCATCACTGCGTCATGCGCCTCTTTGTGGCCCAAAAATTCCAGCATCATCGCGCCGCACCAAATTTGACCAATCGGATTGGCAATGCCTTTGCCTGCAATATCTGGCGCAGAACCATGCACGGGCTCAAAGAGCGAAGGAAACTTGCGATCAGGATTCAAGTTGGCGCTAGGCGCAATGCCGATCGTGCCCGTACAGGCTGGACCTAAATCACTCAAGATATCGCCGAATAAATTGCTAGCCACCACCACATCAAAGAAGTCGGGGCGCTGCACAAAGTGCGCGGTCAAGATGTCGATGTGGAACTTGTCCACATTGATGTCTGGGTAGTGCTTGGCCATCTCCGCCACGCGCTCATCCCAATAAGGCATGGTGATGGCAATGCCGTTGGATTTGGTGGCGCTGGTCAGGTGCTTGTTGGGACGGGTTTGAGCCAACTCAAACGCAAACTTCAACACACGGTCCACACCGATGCGTGACATCACCGTTTCTTGCATCACGATCTCGCGCTCGGTACCAGGGTACATGCGCCCACCAATGCTGGAATATTCACCCTCGGTGTTCTCGCGCACGATGTACATATCAATCTCACCCGGCTGGCGTGGCGAGCCATCACGGCGCACCACGGGCGCGATGATGCCGGGCATCAAGCGCGCAGGTCGCAAATTGATGTACTGGTCAAACTCACGGCGAAACATGAGCAAAGAACCCCACAACGAAATATGGTCTGGAATTTTGTCGGGCCAGCCCACTGCACCAAAGTACAAAGCATCGTGACCGCCGATTTGGTCTTTCCAATCGTCGGGCAACATCTTGCCGTGTTTCTCGTAATAGTCCCAGCTTGAAAAATCAAAGTGGTCGAACTTCAGGTCAATGCCAAACTTGCGTGCCGCCGCGTCCATGACGCGAATGCCTTCAGGCATTACTTCTTTACCAATGCCATCCCCTGCAATCACTGCAATGCGTTTTTGACTCATCGTTCACCTTTAAAAATCAAGCGGCAATTTTAGGAGGCCGCACCACCAGGCTCACGCCCAAAGCGGTCAGCGCCATGCCCGTGAGTGTCACCCAGGTGATTGGTTCACCAAACAACACCCATGCAATCAAGGCGGTGGTTGGCGGCACCAAATACATCAAGCTCGTCACACTGGTGGCCGCACCACGTTGAATCAACATATACAGCAACGAGCTCGCTCCCACAGTCAGGCCCACCACGGCCCAGGCCATGGCCCCCATCATTTCGGGGTTCCACAAGGCAGGCTCTGCCTCGCTCAGTGCAATCGGCAAGGTAAACACATAAGCCGCCAACAGCTGCACCGTGTTGGCTGTGCGCACATCACACGGTTTGACAAAATGTTTTTGATACAAGGTGCCCGTGGTGATGGCGCACAAGGCCATGACGATCATGGTCAAGCTCCAGGGCGTTACCTCCACCCCGCTTTGCAGCTTAGGCCACACCACCAAACTCAACCCCAGCAAGCCCAACACCAAGCCTTGCCATTGACGCCGCGTGATGTGCCCACCGCGTGACGACAACCACATGGCCGTGATGACGGGCTGCAAGCCGACGATGAGCGCAGTCAGCCCAGCGCCCATGCCGGCTTTGACTGCCGCCCATACACCGCCCAAGTACAAGGCGTGCATCAAGATGCCCGTCACACTCAGGTGCAACCACTGCGCCCTTCCCTTGGGCCAAGGCACACGCGCCCACACGATCCAAGGCACAAAACACGCAATGGAAAAAATGTAACGCCACAACAAAAAAGTAAACGGTGGCGAGTTGGGCATGCCGTAGCGCGCCACGATAAAGCCCGTGCTCCAAATGAGCACAAACACCGCAGGCATGAGCTGCAAGCCCGTGCGATCGTTAGATTCGCTCATTACTTGGCGTGATCCAAGATATCAGGCCAAGCTTTTTGCAAGTAGTAGACCATCGACCAAACGGTGAGCACGCCAGCCACCCAAATCAGTACCGTGCCCCATAAGGCGGTATCAATCACACCAAACAAAGTTCCGTCGTACAGCAAGAAGGGAATCGCCACCATTTGCACTGTCGTTTTGAGTTTGCCCAACACATGCACTGCCACGCTGCGTGAAGCACCGATTTGCGCCATCCACTCACGTAAGGCAGAAATCGCGATTTCTCGGCCGATGATGATGAGCGCCACCAACACATCGGCGCGGTCTAAGTGCACCAACACCAACAGGCTGGCACAGACCAAAAACTTATCTGCAACGGGGTCGAGGAACGCGCCAAAAGCAGAAGACTGGTTGAGCTTGCGCGCCAAGTAGCCATCCAACCAGTCGGTCAACGCAAACACCACAAACATCACGGTGGCCCACAGGTTGCGCTCCGCTGTTTCGATGGGCAAATAAAACAACCCCACGATGAGCGGAATGGCCGCAATACGAGCCAGCGTCATGAGCGTAGGGATGGTCCACATAAGGGTTACTCGTAAATGATCTGTGATTGTCCGTCGTGCGCTTGTGCCATCCAACTGGCCAAGGCCGCATCGCTGGGGAAGAATTTGGCGTTATCGCCCAACTGTACGTCAGCCGTAGCACCGTCGCGCAAGAGCTTCAATCGAACCCCCATGCCACGCACCAGTTCTCCCTGCTCCGACTGTTCCACTTTGGCGGGGTGCTCACGCAAGATACGGGCGATGTCCGGCGATGTGCCATTGACGGTGACGCTGAGGTATTTGCCAAAGCGGCAACGCGCCTGCTCCAAGCTCCACACCTGTTGGATGGACAAACGCAAGCCGCCCGAAAAACGGTCGGGCTGCGCTTTGCCCATGATGATGACCATCTCGTCATCTTTCAGGGTGTTGCGGTAGGTGTTGATGGTGGCCTCGTCGGCCGTGGCTTCGATCACCGCAGATTTGTCGTCGAGCTTGAAGATGGCGAGCTTGCCACGCTGCCCGTTGATCACACGCATATCGCTCACGATGCCCGCCAGCAACTGCGGTTCACGTGAATCCATCAGATCTTCAATGCGCGTGCGCGCAAAGCGGCGCACTTCGCGCTCCACCTCATCAAACAAATGACCGGACAGGTAAAAGCCCAGTGCCACCTTCTCGTGCGTGAGGCGCTCTTTCACGCCCCAGGGCAGCATCTCGACATACTCAGGCTCTTGCGTACTGGAACCGTGGGCGTCTTCGCCCATCATGTCAAACAAGCCACCTTGGTTGGCGTTGGCTTCACTCGCAGCAGCAAAGTCAAACGCACGCTCCACACTGGCCAGCAGTTCGGCGCGGTTGAGGTGCAAGTTGTCAAACGCACCCGCTTTGATGAGGGCTTCCACCGTGCGTTTGTTCATGCGCGTGCGGTCCACACGGCGGCAGAAATCAAACAAGCTGGTGAAGGGACCGCCCTCTTCGCGTGCGGCCATGATGGCTTCAATCGCTTGCTGGCCTGAGCCTTTGATGGCGCCCAAGCCGTAGCGAATCACTTTGTCCGAGATGGGCTCAAAACGGTAGCGGCCACGGTTGACGTCGGGCGACTCAAACGTGAGCCCCATTTTTTGCGCGTCTTCAAACAACACCTTGAGCTTGTCGGTGTTGTCCATTTCCACGGTCATGTTGGCGCAGAAAAACTCTGCGGTGTAGTGCACCTTGAGCCAACCCGTGTGATACGCGAGCAAAGAATAAGCCGCCGCGTGCGACTTGTTAAAGCCGTAGCCCGCGAACTTCTCCATCAAGTCAAAGATCTCGTCCGCTTTGTCTTGGTTGATGTTGTTTTTGGCTGCACCTGCACGGAAAATTTCGCGGTGTTCCGCCATCTCTTCGGGCTTTTTCTTACCCATGGCGCGGCGCAACATGTCAGCGCCACCGAGTGAGTAGCCGCCCAAAATCTGCGCGGTCTGCATCACCTGCTCTTGGTACACCATGATGCCGTAGGTCTCCGACAGCATCTGCGCCACCATGGGGTGCGGGTACTCAATCTCTTCGCGGCCGTGCTTACGCGCGACAAAGCTCGGAATCAGGTCCATTGGGCCTGGGCGATACAAAGCGTTGAGCGCAATCAAGTCTTCCAAGCGCGTGGGACGCGCGTCGCGCAACATGCCTTGCATGCCGCGACTTTCAAACTGGAACACAGCTTCGGTTTTGCCGTCTTGGAACAAGCGATAGGTCGGCCCATCGTCCAGCGGAATGTTTTCAAAGGCAAAGTTCTCTTGGCCCTTGTGACGCGCCATGATGAACTCGCGCGCAATCTCCAAAATGGTCAGCGTGGCCAAGCCCAAAAAGTCGAACTTCACCAAGCCCGCGGCTTCGACGTCGTCTTTGTCAAACTGGCTCACCGCCGATTCGCTGCCGGGCTGTTGGTACAGCGGGCAGAAGTCGGTCAGCTTGCCCGGCGCAATCAACACGCCACCGGCGTGCATGCCCACGTTGCGCGTCATGCCTTCGAGCTTTTGCGCCAGCTCCAACAGGGTTTTGACTTCGTCTTCTTTGGCCAAACGCTCAGCCAAGATGGGCTCGACCTCAATCGCACCGGCGATGGTGATGTGCTGGCCTGGCTTGTTGGGAATCAAGCCACTGATGCCCTTGCAGAAAGTGTAGCTCATATCGAGCACACGGCCCACGTCGCCAATCGCAGCGCGCGCGGCCATGGTGCCGAAGGTCGCAATTTGCGACACGGCTTCACGGCCGTATTTGTCTTTCACGTAGTCAATCACGCGGTCGCGGTTGGTTTGGCAAAAGTCAATGTCAAAGTCGGGCATCGACACCCGCTCGGGGTTCAAGAAACGCTCGAACAGCAAGTTGTATTGCAGCGGGTCAAGGTCGGTGATCTTGAGCGCATACGCCACCAACGAGCCCGCACCCGAACCACGGCCAGGTCCTACTGGGCAGCCATTGTTTTTGGCCCACTGAATGAAATCACCCACGATCAAGAAGTAGCCGGGAAAACCCATGTTCAAAATCGTGGTCAGCTCAAACTCCAAACGCTCCACATAGCGTGGGCGTTCGGCATCGCGTTTGGTCGCGTCTGGGTACAAATGCACCAAGCGTTCTTCCAAACCTTCGTGCGACACGTGGCGGAAATAGTCTTCCACCGACATGACCACGCCATTCACAGGCGGAATGGGAAAGTTAGGCAACTGCGGCTTGCCCAACACCAGCGTGAGGTTGCAACGCTTGGCAATCTCCACCGTATTGGCAATGGCACTGGGCACATCGGCAAACAGCTCGCACATTTGTGCGGACGATTTGAAATACTGCTCGCGGGTGAACTTGCGCACACGGCGTTGGTTGCCCAAGATTTCGCCTTCGGCAATGCACACCCGCGCTTCGTGCGCTTCGTAGTCGTCTGGCGCAGTGAACTGCACGGGGTGCGTGGCCACCACGGGCAGCTTCAAGCGTGCGGCGAGTTGAACCGCTGCGCTCACATGCGTCTCGTCGTCGGCGCGGCCTGCACGCTGCAGCTCAATGTAAAAACGATGCGGGAAGATGCCCGCCATCTGCAAAGCTACCTCACCCGCACGCGTGGTGTCACCCTGCACCAAGGCTTGGCCTACCGCACCGGCTTGTGCGCCCGACAAAGCAATGAGGCCTTGCGACAACTCTTGCAGCCATTCGAGCTTGATGACGGCCACGGCCTTATGCACGTTTTGCGTCCAGCCACGGCTGAGCAATTCGCACAAATTCAAATAGCCCTGATGGGTTTGCACCAAGAGCACCATGCGCGACGTCTGCGCCGCATCTTGGGTCAGGCTTTCTAAATAAATCTCAGCGCCCAACACGGGTTTGACGCCTTTGCCCCGCGCTTCTTTGTAAAACTTGATGCCACCAAACAGGTTGTTGATGTCGGTGATGGCCAGCGCGGGCTGTTGGTCGGCTGCGGCTGCTTTCACCACTTCGTCGATGCGGTTGGTCCCGTCAACGACAGAAAATTCAGAGTGAAGGCGCAGGTGAACAAACATGCGTCAGATTGTAGAGATTGCCGCCAACCACTTCATGGCTTGAAGACACCAAAAAGAGTGCATTTAGCGCCAATTAGCGCTGGTCATTCCTGCAACAGCGCTAAAACTTCAGAGCGGAATTCTCGGGTGTACAACACGCCAACCACCAGCAAAGTTGCCATCACAAACATAGCCGGTGAAAAAAACCACCCTAGCGCAGCAAACGAAAAGTAGTAAGCCCGCAAGCCACCATTGAAAGTTTCGGCTGCCAAACCTGTCATGGCTGCAGCGCGGTCGGCATAGTGCTGACGGTTGCTCACCTCTCCACTTTCAAAACTGTCCGCCGGCGGCATAGCACCAATCAACAACGCCACAAAGGTGTACTGGCGCATCGACCATGAAAACCGAAAAAATGAGTACACAAAAATCACCACCAACACCAAGATCTTGAACTCAAAGACCAAGATCGGGGTTTGCTCGGCAAACGGAATTTCACGCACCAGCTCGGCGGCCTTGTCGGTGGTCCCGAGCAAAGCAAACAAACCACCCAAAATCAAAATCGTGGTGGAGCAAAAAAACGCAGGCGTGTTGGACAAGGTCTGCGTGATGATGCCATCCAACATACGCGGGTCACGCGCTGTGGTTTGCAACATCCACAAATGGCGATAACGGTTGGTCATGGCCAAAATAGAGTGATGGTGCTCGCTGCTGTACTTGGCAAATGCAGCGTAGCCCACCCACACCAGCACAAAAAAGCCGAGTGCAAACCAATCGGTCCAAGGCAGCAGTTGAATGATTTTCATGGCCAGATGCTACCCAAAGAAAAAGGGCAGACCGAATCGATCTACCCTTTTATTTCATCACCCGCCTAGGACGGGTGAGCTTGAGCCCAACGCAATTAACCGCGCAGCTTGGCAGCCACTGCGGCCACGCGTTCGCCGTAGGCCTTGGCTGTGTCCAAGTCGCCTTGAGGAATGTCAGCGGCTGGGCTGGTGGGGCCCACTTGCGCCATCACGCCAGAGTTAGAACCCATGCGGTTGATGTTGCCGTCGTTCATAGCAGGCTGCCCCACCCACACCATGCCTTGTTGCATGGCCAAGGTGATGAAGTATTGGATGGTCGACAGTTTGTCGCCGCTAGGACTGGCGGAAATGGTGAAGCCACCGGCCACTTTGTCTTTCCATGCGCTGCCAAACCATTGCTTAGATGTCGCGTCAGCAAACTTCTTGAACTGCCATGAGGCCATGCCCATGTAGGTGGGTGAACCAAAGATGATGGCGTCCGCTGCATTGAGCGCTTCCCACTCGGCGTCGGTGATGTTGCCGTCTGCATCAATGGCAACGAGGGTAGCTTTAGCGCCTTCGGCCACGAATTGGGCCACGCGTTGTGTGTGGCCGTAGCCGGAGTGGTAAACGACGACAGTTTTAGTCATGGTGTGTTTCCTTGATGGGTTGATAAAGAGGTTGAAAAATGAAATGAATTATTGGGCTTCTTTTTTAGCGTCAATGCTCCAAGCGCCAGCGCCTGAAGAGACCAACGCCAACAAGCCGCCAATCACGCCGATGTTCTTGAAGAACAACAGCTGTTGCACAAACGCTTGCTCTGGCGCAGCGGCCCAAAACGCGTGGAAGAAGATGGAAGCGACCAAGGTGAACACGGCCATCACAGCGGCAACGATGCGGGTTTGAAAACCCACGATCAAAGCCACAGAACCCAAAATCTCCAAGGCCAAAGCGCCAGCTGCGGCTACCGCAGGCAATGGCAAACCGACGGACTCAATGTAGCCCACTGTGCCTTCAAAACCCGAGAGCTTGGCCAGGCCTGCAGGTAAAAACAAAGCTGCAATCAAAAGGCGACCGACGAGGTTCAAAGCGTTGTTCATGAAAACTCCTGTGCAAAAAATAAAGACGGGAAATGAAAAATCAAGGTGCCAAATCAAACACCAACACCTCGGCGTCTTGGCCGTGGGTTAATGCAATGGTGGTTTCGTTGTCAAGCAAAGCGGCGTCCCCAGTGGTCAGCGCCACGCCGTTGACGTGCAAGCTGCCGCGAATGAGGTGAACGTAGGCTTTGCGGCCTGGTGCGATGGTGAGCGTGGCCGACTCATCGCCATCAAACAAACCGGCGTACAGCGCAGCATCGGCGTGAATCTTCACCACCGCGTTGTCGGGCGCTGCAATACGACTCAGAGCGCCGCGCTTGGATGCAGGCGGCACTTGTTTTTGCTCGTAGCTCGCAGGAATGCCGCGCACATTGGGCTCAATCCAAATTTGAAAAAAGTGCGTCACTTCTTGTGGCGCGTGGTTGAACTCGCTGTGCTGCACGCCGCTGCCAGCGCTCATGCGCTGCACGTCACCGGGTGGAATGCCTTTGACGTTGCCCATGCTGTCTTTGTGCGCCAAGTTGCCACTCAGCACGTAGCTGATGATTTCCATGTCGCGGTGGCCGTGCGTGCCAAAGCCAGTGCCGGGCGCAATGCGGTCTTCGTTGATGACACGCAAATTGCCCCAACCCATGAACTCGGGGTCGTAGTAGTGGGCAAACGAAAAGCTGTGAAACGACTTGAGCCAGCCGTGATCGGCATAGCCTCGGTCTTGTGATTTGCGAACGGTCAACATAGCGTGTGCTCCTTGTTGGGTATGGCATGAACTTTAGGCCCCCACCCCACCTTTGCCATGCACGGCATTTGATGGCATCATTCAAATTATTTGAACGATAAACCCCTTTTGGCATGACATCCCCCCGTGACGTCCTCACCCCCGACTCGCTCTCGATGCTGCACGCGATCGAAAAAGCAGGCAGCTTTGCAGCGGCTGCACGCACGTTGGGCGTGGTCCCCAGCGCCCTCACCTACCGTGTGCGCCAAATCGAAGATGCACTGGATGTGCTGCTGTTTGACCGCAGCTCTCGCCAAGCCAAGCTCACCGCCGCAGGTCATGAACTCATGCGTGAAGGCGAACGCCTGCTGGCCGACATGGACGCCATTGCCAACCGCGTCAAACGCGTGGCCACAGGATGGGAAAGCCAATTCACCCTCGCGGTCGACGGCATCATCGACCGCACAACCGTGATGGAGCTGTGTGAAGCCTTCCTCGCCCTCAACGCCCCCACACGCCTGAAGCTGCGCGACGAAACGCTCACCGGCACGCTCGAGGCGCTCACCAGCGGTCAAGCCGATTTGGCGCTAGGCATTGCAGGCTCGTTCAGCGAAAACGGCACGGCCACCGGCATTCACAGCCACGCCCTTGGGCAGATGCGGTTTGTGTTTGCCGTGGCGCCCCATCACCCCTTAGCCCAAGCCCCCGAGCCCTTGAGCGATGCACTCATCGGCCAACACCGCGCCGTGGCCGTGGCTGATTCGGTGCAACGCGGCGCAGGCGTGACGATTGGCCTGCTTCCAGGGCAAGACGTGTTCACCGTATCCGACATGAGCAGCAAAATTCAAGCGCAAGTGCGTGGCCTCGGCGTGGGCTTTGTGCCCGAGTTGATGGTGCAGCCCTTGATTGATCAAGGCGTGTTGGTGGTGCGTGAGGTAGACCGCCCGCAACGTGTGGCCCAACTCAGTTACGCTTGGCGCATCCCTGATGGCAGCGAAGGTGAGCGCGGTGGACGCGCTTTGCAGTGGTGGCTCAAACAACTCAAGAGCACCGCCACACGCGCAGCGCTATTGGTGAACCCCCGATTCAATTCATCCACACGGAAGGTGTAGAGTGCAACCATGACCTTGAACATCGCCATCATTGGAGCCGGCATCGCTGGCATCACCGCCGCCCGCACTTTGGCCAACGCTGGCCACCATGTGCAGGTGTTTGAAAAAAGCCGTGGCCCCGGTGGACGCATGTCCACCCGCGAAAGCAACTTCGGCACGTTTGACCACGGCGCACAGTACTTCACCGTGCGCGACCCACGCTTCTCGCTGGCCCTGCAAGCCGTGCCCGGCACCACCGACATTTGCCGCCCTTGGAGCGCCAACGCTGTGCGCGTGCTCGACCCGCTGGGCCATGTGTTTGAAGCAGCACGCGCCAGCAAAGAAGCCCACTTCGTTGCCAAGCCCGGCATGAATGCCTTGGTGCGCCACTGGGCGGAGCCCTTGGGCAAAGCCATTCACAACAACACGCAAATCACCCGCCTAGAGCGTGGCACCAAAGGTTTGTGGACGCTGCACACCGGCGACCACAAGTTCACAGGATTCGACCATGTGCTGTTGGCCATCCCTTCGGTGCAAGCCGTCAACTTGCTCAAAGCCTCGGGCAAAGACGCTGCCGATGCACATTGGCTCAAAGCCATGAACGCGGTTGAAGTAGCGCCATGCTGGACGATGATGGTGGCCTTCCCCAACGCCACACAACCCAATCTGCACATTGGCCCGCAATGGAACGCTGCTCGCAGCATTCACCACCGCATTGCATGGCTGGCCCGCGAGTCCTCCA
This window harbors:
- the pgsA gene encoding CDP-diacylglycerol--glycerol-3-phosphate 3-phosphatidyltransferase, with product MWTIPTLMTLARIAAIPLIVGLFYLPIETAERNLWATVMFVVFALTDWLDGYLARKLNQSSAFGAFLDPVADKFLVCASLLVLVHLDRADVLVALIIIGREIAISALREWMAQIGASRSVAVHVLGKLKTTVQMVAIPFLLYDGTLFGVIDTALWGTVLIWVAGVLTVWSMVYYLQKAWPDILDHAK
- a CDS encoding DUF599 domain-containing protein, yielding MKIIQLLPWTDWFALGFFVLVWVGYAAFAKYSSEHHHSILAMTNRYRHLWMLQTTARDPRMLDGIITQTLSNTPAFFCSTTILILGGLFALLGTTDKAAELVREIPFAEQTPILVFEFKILVLVVIFVYSFFRFSWSMRQYTFVALLIGAMPPADSFESGEVSNRQHYADRAAAMTGLAAETFNGGLRAYYFSFAALGWFFSPAMFVMATLLVVGVLYTREFRSEVLALLQE
- a CDS encoding flavodoxin family protein yields the protein MTKTVVVYHSGYGHTQRVAQFVAEGAKATLVAIDADGNITDAEWEALNAADAIIFGSPTYMGMASWQFKKFADATSKQWFGSAWKDKVAGGFTISASPSGDKLSTIQYFITLAMQQGMVWVGQPAMNDGNINRMGSNSGVMAQVGPTSPAADIPQGDLDTAKAYGERVAAVAAKLRG
- a CDS encoding DoxX family protein; this translates as MNNALNLVGRLLIAALFLPAGLAKLSGFEGTVGYIESVGLPLPAVAAAGALALEILGSVALIVGFQTRIVAAVMAVFTLVASIFFHAFWAAAPEQAFVQQLLFFKNIGVIGGLLALVSSGAGAWSIDAKKEAQ
- the dnaE gene encoding DNA polymerase III subunit alpha → MFVHLRLHSEFSVVDGTNRIDEVVKAAAADQQPALAITDINNLFGGIKFYKEARGKGVKPVLGAEIYLESLTQDAAQTSRMVLLVQTHQGYLNLCELLSRGWTQNVHKAVAVIKLEWLQELSQGLIALSGAQAGAVGQALVQGDTTRAGEVALQMAGIFPHRFYIELQRAGRADDETHVSAAVQLAARLKLPVVATHPVQFTAPDDYEAHEARVCIAEGEILGNQRRVRKFTREQYFKSSAQMCELFADVPSAIANTVEIAKRCNLTLVLGKPQLPNFPIPPVNGVVMSVEDYFRHVSHEGLEERLVHLYPDATKRDAERPRYVERLEFELTTILNMGFPGYFLIVGDFIQWAKNNGCPVGPGRGSGAGSLVAYALKITDLDPLQYNLLFERFLNPERVSMPDFDIDFCQTNRDRVIDYVKDKYGREAVSQIATFGTMAARAAIGDVGRVLDMSYTFCKGISGLIPNKPGQHITIAGAIEVEPILAERLAKEDEVKTLLELAQKLEGMTRNVGMHAGGVLIAPGKLTDFCPLYQQPGSESAVSQFDKDDVEAAGLVKFDFLGLATLTILEIAREFIMARHKGQENFAFENIPLDDGPTYRLFQDGKTEAVFQFESRGMQGMLRDARPTRLEDLIALNALYRPGPMDLIPSFVARKHGREEIEYPHPMVAQMLSETYGIMVYQEQVMQTAQILGGYSLGGADMLRRAMGKKKPEEMAEHREIFRAGAAKNNINQDKADEIFDLMEKFAGYGFNKSHAAAYSLLAYHTGWLKVHYTAEFFCANMTVEMDNTDKLKVLFEDAQKMGLTFESPDVNRGRYRFEPISDKVIRYGLGAIKGSGQQAIEAIMAAREEGGPFTSLFDFCRRVDRTRMNKRTVEALIKAGAFDNLHLNRAELLASVERAFDFAAASEANANQGGLFDMMGEDAHGSSTQEPEYVEMLPWGVKERLTHEKVALGFYLSGHLFDEVEREVRRFARTRIEDLMDSREPQLLAGIVSDMRVINGQRGKLAIFKLDDKSAVIEATADEATINTYRNTLKDDEMVIIMGKAQPDRFSGGLRLSIQQVWSLEQARCRFGKYLSVTVNGTSPDIARILREHPAKVEQSEQGELVRGMGVRLKLLRDGATADVQLGDNAKFFPSDAALASWMAQAHDGQSQIIYE